From a region of the Cucumis sativus cultivar 9930 chromosome 6, Cucumber_9930_V3, whole genome shotgun sequence genome:
- the LOC116404806 gene encoding LOW QUALITY PROTEIN: protein trichome birefringence-like 14 (The sequence of the model RefSeq protein was modified relative to this genomic sequence to represent the inferred CDS: inserted 1 base in 1 codon), protein MKFRNNFPVRGHHLFLVVVALTFTVLVLWAWENPFLTASQSVQAWYRNSYAGSTNSSVLPNTIKENSGKTYSNSSTKEKTVKDDANSEVKLTDSASTIIFNRSKSNQNTCSYGNGGWVLDNSRPLYSGFGCKRWLSAMWSCRLTQRTDFSYEKYRWVPKDCELPAFERSAFLKRMQDKTIAFIGDSLGRQQFQXLMCMVTGGEERPEVQDVGKEYGLVKAKGAIRPDGWAYRFSNTNTTILYYWSSSLSDLLPLNTSDPATDVAMHLDRPPAFLRKFLHLFDVLVLNTGHHWNRGKMRQNRWVMYTDGVRSELGNLKEIGIAKNFTVHSIVKWLNSQLPSHPRLKVFFRTLSPRHFRNGEWNSGGSCDNTRPLSGGSKVEQNGSSDTVVENAVRGTQVKILDITALSYLRDEAHKSNYSIKGTSSGSDCLHWCLPGIPDTWNEILIAQI, encoded by the exons ATGAAATTCAGAAATAATTTCCCTGTAAGAGGGCATCATCTTTTCTTGGTCGTAGTTGCTCTCACATTCACTGTCTTGGTGTTGTGGGCTTGGGAGAATCCTTTCCTTACCGCTTCTCAGTCAGTTCAAGCATGGTATAGAAATTCTTATGCAG GTTCCACAAACAGTTCTGTATTGCCTAACACAATAAAGGAGAATTCTGgaaaaacatattcaaattcaagtaCAAAGGAAAAGACAGTAAAAGATGATGCAAACTCAGAAGTTAAACTTACAGATTCTGCAtctacaataatttttaacaGGAGCAAGAGTAATCAGAATA CCTGTAGCTATGGAAATGGAGGATGGGTCCTTGACAATAGTCGACCGCTATACTCTGGCTTTGGATGTAAGAGATGGTTATCAGCAATGTGGTCATGTAGACTGACCCAACGGACAGATTTTTCCTATGAAAAATATCGTTGGGTTCCCAAAGATTGTGAATTGCCAGCATTTGAGCGGTCTGCATTCCTGAAAAG AATGCAGGACAAAACCATCGCATTCATTGGGGATTCATTAGGAAGGCAGCAATTTC TTTTGATGTGTATGGTCACTGGTGGGGAAGAAAGGCCTGAGGTTCAAGATGTAGGAAAGGAATATGGTCTTGTCAAAGCCAAGGGTGCAATTCGTCCTGATGGCTGGGCATATCGTTTCTCAAATACCAATACTACCATTTTATACTATTGGTCATCTAGCCTCAGCGATTTATTGCCTTTGAACACATCAGACCCAGCCACCGATGTAGCAATGCATCTTGACCGTCCGCCAGCATTTCTGAGAAAATTCCTTCATCTATTTGATGTGTTGGTTCTCAATACAGGACATCATTGGAACAGGGGAAAAATGAGACAAAATAGATGGGTAATGTACACTGATGGAGTTCGTAGTGAACTCGGgaacttaaaagaaatagGCATAGCTAAAAATTTTACGGTGCACAGTATCGTGAAATGGCTCAATTCACAACTCCCTTCCCATCCTCGACTCAAGGTTTTTTTCAGGACCTTATCACCTCGGCATTTCCGCAATGGGGAATGGAATTCTGGAGGTAGCTGTGACAACACAAGACCATTATCTGGAGGAAGCAAAGTAGAGCAGAATGGATCAAGTGATACAGTTGTTGAGAATGCTGTAAGAGGTACACAAGTAAAGATATTGGATATAACTGCTCTTTCATATCTAAGAGACGAAGCTCACAAATCCAATTACAGTATCAAAGGAACATCGAGCGGTAGCGATTGCTTGCATTGGTGTCTCCCTGGTATCCCGGATACGTGGAACGAGATTCTTATTGCACAAATATAG
- the LOC101213950 gene encoding uncharacterized protein LOC101213950: MDTAGFGPSIVIGSCNPILKDDPKVIEMAEYAVKEQGEDHLILNSVADGQIVTVFLGGNTYYNLLILAHHPRTFQGFYSAIVLENTSKNVKEVVSFFRLP, encoded by the coding sequence ATGGACACTGCTGGATTTGGACCTTCAATCGTGATTGGTTCCTGTAATCCGATATTGAAAGACGATCCAAAAGTGATAGAGATGGCGGAGTATGCAGTAAAAGAACAGGGAGAAGATCATTTGATACTGAATAGTGTAGCAGATGGACAGATCGTTACGGTGTTCTTGGGTGGCAACACTTATTATAACCTTCTCATACTTGCTCATCATCCTCGCACATTTCAGGGGTTTTATAGCGCCATTGTGTTGGAAAATACATCCAAAAATGTGAAGGAGGTCGTATCTTTTTTTCGTCTTCCTTGA
- the LOC116404517 gene encoding pentatricopeptide repeat-containing protein At2g21090-like, translating into MVPLSDLFPSFDHCARLFSKCIQHKHLRVGMSLHSHLIKTALSFDLFLANRLIDMYSKCNSMENAQKAFDDLPIRNIHSWNTILASYSRAGFFSQARKVFDEMPHPNIVSYNTLISSFTHHGLYVESMNIFRQMQQDFDLLALDEITLVSIAGTCACLGALEFLRQVHGAAIVIGLEFNMIVCNAIVDAYGKCGDPDASYSIFSRMKERDVVTWTSMVVAYNQTSRLDDAFRVFSCMPVKNVHTWTALINALVKNKYSNEALDLFQQMLEEKTSPNAFTFVGVLSACADLALIAKGKEIHGLIIRRSSELNFPNVYVCNALIDLYSKSGDVKSARMLFNLILEKDVVSWNSLITGFAQNGLGREALLAFRKMTEVGIRPNKVTFLLCCLPVPILVCHLKDYVFWS; encoded by the coding sequence ATGGTGCCTCTTTCTGATCTTTTCCCATCCTTTGATCACTGTGCTCGTCTCTTTTCAAAATGCATTCAACACAAACATTTAAGGGTTGGCATGTCCTTGCATTCCCACCTTATCAAAACTGCACTTTCATTTGACCTCTTCCTTGCAAATCGTCTTATTGACATGTATTCCAAATGTAATTCTATGGAAAATGCACAGAAGGCATTTGATGATTTGCCCATTAGAAATATTCATTCGTGGAATACCATTCTTGCGTCCTACTCTCGTGCTGGATTTTTTAGTCAAGCTCGTAAAgtctttgatgaaatgcctcatCCAAATATTGTTAGCTACAATACCTTGATTTCTAGCTTTACTCACCATGGGCTGTATGTAGAATCAATGAATATCTTTCGACAAATGCAACAAGATTTCGATCTTTTAGCCTTGGACGAGATTACTCTTGTGAGTATAGCAGGTACTTGTGCCTGTTTGGGTGCTTTGGAGTTCTTGCGTCAGGTTCATGGAGCAGCTATTGTCATTGGATTAGAGTTTAATATGATTGTTTGTAATGCTATAGTTGATGCTTATGGTAAATGTGGCGATCCAGATGCGTCATATTCTATTTTCAGTAGAATGAAGGAGAGAGATGTTGTTACCTGGACCTCCATGGTTGTAGCTTATAATCAGACATCCAGGTTAGATGATGCTTTTCGAGTTTTCAGTTGTATGCCAGTAAAAAATGTTCATACTTGGACTGCATTGATTAATGCTTTAGTGAAGAACAAGTATAGCAATGAGGCCCTGGATTTGTTTCAACAAATGCTGGAGGAAAAAACTTCTCCAAATGCTTTCACATTTGTAGGCGTTTTAAGTGCCTGTGCTGATCTTGCTTTGATAGCAAAAGGCAAAGAGATTCATGGACTCATAATCAGAAGGAGCAGTGAACTTAATTTTCCAAACGTATATGTATGTAATGCTTTAATTGATCTGTACAGCAAGAGTGGTGACGTGAAATCAGCTAGGATGTTGTTTAACTTGATTCTTGAAAAGGATGTAGTATCGTGGAATTCATTAATAACTGGGTTTGCACAAAACGGGCTTGGAAGGGAAGCACTTCTTGCCTTCCGAAAGATGACAGAAGTAGGGATAAGGCCTAATAAAGTGACGTTTTTGCTGTGCTGTCTGCCTGTTCCCATACTGGTTTGTCATCTGAAGGATTATGTATTCTGGAGTTAA